One genomic window of Nicotiana sylvestris chromosome 10, ASM39365v2, whole genome shotgun sequence includes the following:
- the LOC104218141 gene encoding transcription factor HEC2-like, translating to MDIDLLKSAAPEDQMEMMLLMQMQDFSKGYSDMNEMPMLDCSPQGSSNISNNTHANLSQMIDYHNSHTFLNVPASTISFTGSPSVIQHQETLRNTVGAYPSHTVKRNSMAAMREMIFKIAAMQPIQIDPESVKPPKRKNVKISNDPQSVAARHRRERISERIRILQRLVPGGTKMDTASMLDEAIHYMKFLKKQVQSLEKVEATRPVAAASGCLGFPVPMSSLSGNYLPMGSKTYYPYHQSVQP from the coding sequence ATGGATATTGACTTGCTCAAATCTGCAGCTCCTGAAGATCAGATGGAAATGATGCTTCTAATGCAGATGCAGGATTTCTCCAAAGGTTATTCTGATATGAATGAAATGCCAATGTTGGATTGTAGTCCACAAGGAAGTAGCAACATTAGCAACAATACTCATGCTAATTTATCTCAAATGATTGATTACCATAATTCACACACATTCTTGAACGTACCAGCTTCTACCATTTCATTCACTGGCTCTCCCTCAGTAATTCAACATCAAGAAACTTTGAGGAACACTGTTGGTGCATATCCTTCCCATACAGTGAAGCGAAACTCTATGGCAGCGATGAGAGAGATGATATTTAAAATAGCAGCAATGCAGCCAATTCAAATCGACCCAGAATCTGTAAAACCACCAAAGAGAAAGAACGTGAAGATATCGAACGATCCTCAAAGCGTAGCGGCACGCCATAGGAGAGAAAGGATAAGTGAAAGGATAAGGATTCTTCAGAGATTAGTACCAGGTGGAACCAAAATGGACACTGCATCTATGTTAGATGAAGCTATTCATTACATGAAATTCTTGAAAAAGCAAGTGCAATCCCTTGAAAAGGTAGAAGCCACTAGGCCAGTTGCTGCTGCTTCAGGATGCCTAGGATTCCCTGTGCCAATGTCGTCTTTAAGTGGGAATTATTTACCTATGGGTTCTAAAACTTATTACCCTTATCATCAAAGTGTTCAACCCTAG